A window of Phragmites australis chromosome 15, lpPhrAust1.1, whole genome shotgun sequence genomic DNA:
gaCGAGGGGTTGTatgtgtgggaagccaaaagagcctgGGGAGATGAGCGGGTTGTTTGTGTGCGAAGCCAAAGAGGCAGGGGAGACAAGCAgtcaaatttaaatatattcaCAAGTCTTTAAATACAAACAGATTTTTATAAAATACGTCTATGTCTAACATATAGACATAGACGAATCTAACTAGAAACCGTATGTGACAATATCACATACGGTGATTTTTAAACATCGTCTATGTCTATACGATATAAACAGACGGATTTATGAAAACAGTCTATGAGTTCAATCACACCGTGACGGTTGTCTTGTTACAGATGCGTCTATCTTAGCAGCCGTCTGAGGATATTTTGTCTGTGACACACCGTCTGAGGATATTTTGTCTGTGACACATAGTGACAGGTCCTAAAAAATCTTCTCTGACACACCGTCTGCTATAAGTGATTTTGTAGTGTGTGTAACTTACTACAAATTTGTAAAGCGTGATCCAGATCATCTGTTCAATTTGCAAGGGTTGAACATGGTGGATCCTCGAGTTTTCCATAATTTGAACTATATTTGAGTAATGATAATATTAGGATTCAACTATTTTTTCTGCCTTGCATTTGGGTATATCATGAGCAAAATTTGAACTATATTCATGGCCCAAAGTGATTCTAAATTTTTAAGCTTGAAATTATTATTCCCCTTAAACAAATTTCAGTATTTTGTGTTTTCAACTAGATAATTATGTTCTAACATACCCATATACAACGTTGTGGAATATCACGTGTATGCATTTTATTTACgcaggtatgcatgtggtagtTTAAGTAGAGTTCTTGCCTTTTTGTATCTACGCAATTGTTTCCCTTTTGTAAAGCTTTGCAATAATTAATATCATTTGTTATACATGATCATATGTGTGCGCACGACTAGTAGCAACTTTTGTCAAACATGAGTATCAACCTAAGTAAAGGACCAAGTTGCTAGCGAGACAGGGTAACAACTTATGTTGTATGTCTAATAATAACTTATGCAGAGTGTGTAGCAACTCAAAAATTACTATGATTTGGAAGCCATGTAAAATTAATCTTCtgaatcatagtaaattttgTGTAGCAACTTATATTGCATGTATTGTAGCAACTTATATTGTATAAAAAACATCTACAAAATATGTGCAATATGGATCTCAATTTGTTAAGCTCGTTGTAAAGAACACAACTTtgcaaaggaaacaaaaaaaagacacCAAATAAGATAGTAATTATCATTTAAAGGAATAAACGGACTAACACAACAACCAACGTGTATGCTAACGTCAGCCCAACTCCCAAGCTTCGGATCAAAAGCCTCTCGTCCTCGCGTTTCAGCCCGTGCAGCTCATGTCATGACAAAatgcctcggcctcggcctcgaccGGTCGCCCAGTATAATTTCCGAAAATTCTACTCCTCTGAAAGGTACTATGTACACGTACCCCTAAGCTCCAGTTTGCGTCTCCGATTCGTATACGGACTAACATTCCCAGCGCTTGCATATAAAGACAACACACATAAATGGAGTCAATTGCCCACTAGGGAAGGCTTCCCGTCAGCACAGTACAAGATTGAAACTGTTCTAAGCAGAGTATTGAAGTCCTTGAACAGCACAGATCCACAGATACACGATCATGATGGGGGTGTAGCTGCACAATAATTGTGCTCGCAAAAGTCGGCAGCTGAAAACCGCAAGCGTGAATATTTTATACACAATACTGCATGAACAATCTGTCGCAAGTGCCTACTCTGCAACTCGTGGGCGTCCAGAGGAAGGATCGCGTCCCCATGTCGTCGATACAAACAGCAACTCCATGAGATGTATGGACCTTTTCATACTACAGACTGTAAGACAGGTGGTTTAAGGTTTTCATGTACATGACAGAAAGGAGCAGCTCAAGGCTCCTGTTTTAGCATGATATTAAGGATGCCTATAGGGGTCTTTGGCTCATAATGCTCATCAGTGTCGACTTCCTCAATCTCCTGTTTGTGTAAACAAGGAAATCAAAACAAAATCTAATAAGTAACAATTGTGTGGATACCGATGAACTTAAATGCAATACGTAAACAGTCAAGCACGTGTACATGTCAATACTCCAAACGAAATAACCATTTCAATTTCTCAGGATGCTTTCATTAGTGCACCATGTCAGATTCGTATATAACTTGACATACAAATATAATTTGGCATTTGAAACATCTGCTTTGACTAGAGCACAAGAACAATTGCTGGTGAACATAAGTAAAGGAACCACTAAACACAAAAAACCGAATGGAAAACAAAATTTGCATGTTAATATGTCAGTCAAACATAACTGACGAAAGCTTTCAGAAAGAGAATTTCAGATAAGTACCTGAACAATGTCTTCTCCCTTGATAACTCGTCCAAATACAACAAGCTTGTCATTCAAATCAGGAATTGGAGCAGTCGTGATAAATAAATCAAACCCTTTATTATTAGGATTCTTTGCAGTGCCAATCATAAATGCCTCATGCTTTGGACTGCAAAATCATAGAAATTCAGTTAGTGTTAAGACATTGCCATTTTAAGTCTAACATAACCAAAGAGTCCCAGAAATTTCAATATATAGACTATTAAGGAGTCAAACCTGAGATCATTCTTCCCGCTGGCTTTGGCTTTCAGTATCCATTCTTGGGCAGCTCCATCAAAATTGAAATCGCCTCCTTGAATTACAAAGTTTTTTATGACATGACGAAATGGCATTCCTTTAAAATAATTGCTCTTGCTGTGCCAAAGGACCAATGTCAGATGATTTATCAAAAGTTAATAAATTGATGGTTCGTCCTGAAGAATCCTTAACTTACTAGATCTATTTCTCTTGAGACAAATGTAAAGTGCTCCCATATGAATGATGTAAGTCCAGCAAAATACTACAAGATAATATGTATGATAGCCTAAGTATATATTTCTGTATGCCACAATGGTAGCAGTAGTAAAAACACACTGCCACTCGTTCAATAGGCTTAGTATACAACCACAATTTGCAGCTAAGAATCCAAGATACTTCATGGGAAAAATTGCTCTTCATTGCACCGAAGAACAAAGATAATTAACCCTAAACAATTGAAGCTATCAATGGGTTCAAATTAGCCCATTGATTGCTAATTAATTAACCGCATTAGacttcattttttctttggGAGAGCATACAAGCACTTTCCAAGTCGAGTTTCATGCTTCAGATAACTGAACATAAATCCCATGAGGACTTTAATCAAAGCTGTTGTTGCAGGCTAGCAGGTATTGCTTTGTAGGCTATGTAGCATATTTTTAGTTAC
This region includes:
- the LOC133892685 gene encoding peptidyl-prolyl cis-trans isomerase CYP21-4-like, with amino-acid sequence MARIKPKQLLIQSKTKKGPTRISYSTIITWNLIVVLVVLSLYATYRHWHYRSAQDIERDLLHAEHVERSEDPKTSSRPSYAVMNTAKGPITIEIYKDASADAVDRFINLCKSNYFKGMPFRHVIKNFVIQGGDFNFDGAAQEWILKAKASGKNDLSPKHEAFMIGTAKNPNNKGFDLFITTAPIPDLNDKLVVFGRVIKGEDIVQEIEEVDTDEHYEPKTPIGILNIMLKQEP